In a genomic window of Blattabacterium cuenoti:
- the rpsL gene encoding 30S ribosomal protein S12: protein MPTIQQLIRKGRVSVSKKRKSIALEFCPQKRGVCTRVYTTTPKKPNSAMRKVARVRFKNGREVISYITGEGHNLQEHSIVLVKGGRVKDLPGVKYKIVRGARDTAGVNGRKKSRSKYGAKIAKKD from the coding sequence ATGCCTACCATACAACAGTTAATTAGAAAAGGACGAGTGTCTGTTTCAAAAAAAAGAAAGTCTATAGCCTTGGAATTTTGTCCCCAAAAAAGAGGAGTCTGTACTAGAGTTTATACGACTACACCAAAAAAACCTAACTCTGCAATGCGAAAAGTAGCTCGTGTTCGTTTTAAGAATGGTAGAGAAGTGATTAGTTATATTACAGGAGAAGGACATAATCTTCAAGAACACTCAATAGTATTAGTTAAAGGAGGAAGAGTGAAAGATTTGCCAGGAGTAAAATATAAAATAGTACGGGGTGCCAGAGATACAGCTGGAGTTAATGGAAGAAAAAAAAGCAGAAGTAAATATGGAGCTAAAATAGCTAAAAAAGATTAA
- a CDS encoding 50S ribosomal protein L23 encodes MILIKPFITDKSYKGEKYNRYIFSVNINCNKIQIKKELNKLFGFSVKNVRTMIYPRKDKSKYTKKGFLHGRTIKIKKAIVQFYENQKIDLKKEI; translated from the coding sequence ATGATTTTAATAAAACCTTTTATCACGGATAAATCTTATAAAGGAGAAAAATACAATCGTTATATTTTTTCTGTGAACATAAATTGTAATAAAATTCAAATAAAAAAAGAACTAAATAAGTTATTTGGATTTTCTGTAAAAAATGTTAGAACAATGATTTATCCTAGAAAGGATAAATCAAAATATACTAAAAAAGGATTTCTTCATGGAAGAACTATTAAAATAAAAAAAGCTATTGTTCAATTTTATGAAAATCAAAAAATTGATTTAAAAAAAGAAATTTAA
- the rpsB gene encoding 30S ribosomal protein S2, which translates to MKINTQDLLKAGVHFGHIARKWNPNMRPFIFMKKGGIHIIDLSKTISKLEDACNALKKTVKNGKKILLVGTKAQAKEKVFVYAKSINMPCITERWLGGLLTNFTTIRKSVKKMNNIEKMKKNGTFNTLSKKERLLIDRLYAKLYKNLGSISNMNQIPGGIFLVDPNKEKIALTEAKKLKIPVFAMVDTNTDPSNIQYPIPSNDDSSKSIDIILRFVSEAIKHSISREIKNSINKKL; encoded by the coding sequence ATGAAAATCAATACTCAAGATTTATTGAAAGCCGGAGTCCATTTTGGACATATTGCACGAAAATGGAATCCTAATATGCGCCCTTTCATTTTTATGAAAAAAGGAGGAATTCATATTATAGATTTATCAAAAACAATTTCAAAATTAGAGGATGCTTGTAATGCATTAAAAAAAACAGTAAAAAATGGAAAAAAAATATTGTTAGTAGGAACAAAAGCTCAAGCCAAAGAAAAAGTTTTTGTTTATGCTAAAAGCATAAACATGCCTTGCATAACAGAAAGATGGTTGGGTGGGTTATTGACTAATTTCACAACAATTCGTAAATCTGTGAAAAAGATGAATAATATAGAAAAAATGAAAAAAAATGGAACTTTTAATACTTTATCTAAAAAAGAAAGATTATTAATTGATCGATTATATGCTAAATTATATAAAAATTTAGGAAGTATTTCTAATATGAACCAGATACCAGGTGGTATTTTTTTAGTAGATCCAAATAAGGAAAAGATAGCTTTAACTGAAGCTAAAAAACTAAAAATACCTGTTTTTGCTATGGTGGATACAAATACGGATCCTAGTAATATTCAATACCCTATTCCATCTAATGATGATTCTTCTAAATCTATAGATATTATTTTAAGATTTGTATCGGAAGCCATAAAACATAGTATTTCTAGAGAAATAAAAAATTCTATTAATAAAAAATTATGA
- a CDS encoding large ribosomal subunit protein uL22: MKQETNIVVSASLNGVRSSPRKMRLIANLIRNKEISEALDLLKYSSKKKISLIFRKLLLSLLSNWKKKHNHYQYPFEKEKKEFLYLKEIRVNQGKTLKRLRPVPQGRGHRIRKRSSSITVFLDKRKKI; this comes from the coding sequence ATGAAACAGGAAACTAATATAGTAGTTTCAGCTTCTTTAAATGGAGTAAGAAGTTCTCCTAGAAAAATGAGATTAATAGCGAATTTAATCCGGAATAAGGAAATATCTGAAGCACTAGATTTACTAAAATATAGCAGCAAAAAAAAAATTTCTCTTATTTTTAGAAAACTGCTTCTTTCTTTATTATCTAATTGGAAAAAAAAACACAATCATTATCAATATCCTTTTGAAAAGGAAAAAAAAGAATTTTTATATCTAAAAGAAATTAGAGTAAATCAAGGGAAAACCTTAAAAAGATTACGTCCTGTTCCTCAAGGAAGAGGACATAGAATAAGAAAAAGATCAAGTAGTATAACAGTTTTTTTGGATAAAAGAAAAAAAATATAA
- the map gene encoding type I methionyl aminopeptidase, whose product MIQLKTIEEIILIKKSAFLASQTLGMLAKEIKPGVNTLYLDKIAENFIRNHGGQPAFLGLYNFPNTLCASPNNQVVHGIPNEKPLCEGDVLSIDCGVYMNGFYGEHAYTFEVGEVSHETKIFLHHSKKSLYIGISNCRYGNSIGDIGYSIQSYVEKNGYNIVKDLVGHGLGKNMHEDPKIPNFGKKGKGFKLKEGLVISIEPMVNIGSSKIIFHKDGWTVTTLDEKISSHYEHNIAIVDGLPCLLSTFRYIYKELNINSLEETPFQNKKIKIDNF is encoded by the coding sequence TTGATACAATTAAAAACTATTGAAGAAATAATTTTAATCAAAAAAAGTGCTTTTTTGGCTTCTCAAACATTAGGAATGTTAGCTAAAGAAATAAAACCAGGAGTTAATACTCTTTATTTAGATAAAATTGCAGAAAATTTTATTCGTAATCATGGTGGTCAACCAGCTTTTTTAGGTTTGTATAATTTTCCAAATACTTTGTGTGCTTCACCAAATAATCAAGTAGTACATGGAATTCCTAATGAAAAACCTTTATGTGAAGGTGATGTATTATCCATAGATTGTGGAGTTTATATGAATGGATTTTATGGAGAACATGCTTATACGTTTGAGGTAGGGGAAGTTTCTCATGAAACAAAAATTTTTTTACATCATTCTAAAAAATCTCTTTATATTGGAATATCCAATTGTAGATATGGAAATAGTATTGGAGATATAGGTTATTCCATACAATCTTATGTTGAAAAAAATGGATATAATATAGTAAAAGATCTTGTAGGACATGGGTTAGGGAAAAATATGCATGAAGATCCAAAAATACCAAATTTTGGAAAAAAGGGAAAAGGTTTTAAATTAAAAGAAGGTTTGGTCATTTCTATAGAACCAATGGTAAATATTGGATCCTCTAAAATTATCTTTCATAAAGATGGATGGACAGTAACAACTTTAGATGAAAAAATATCATCTCATTATGAACACAATATAGCTATTGTAGACGGATTACCTTGTTTACTTTCAACTTTTCGTTATATTTATAAGGAACTTAACATTAATTCATTAGAAGAAACACCTTTTCAAAATAAAAAGATTAAAATTGATAATTTTTAA
- the rplC gene encoding 50S ribosomal protein L3: MAGLIGKNIGMTSIFLKSGENVPCTILKVDPCYIVQIKTIENDGYFSIQLGVDDREVKKTNKSLFNHFKKAGLSPKKKLLEFKVDKVSDFILGNSIQINIFEEGELVHVKGISKGKGFQGVIKRHNFSGVGERTHGQHNRLRAPGSIGAGSDPSRVFKGKKMAGKMGKKSVTIKNLKILKIDFDQNIMILKGSVPGNKNSYLMIQKK, from the coding sequence ATGGCTGGGTTAATAGGAAAAAATATAGGAATGACTAGCATTTTTTTAAAAAGTGGAGAAAATGTACCATGTACAATTTTGAAAGTAGATCCTTGTTATATTGTTCAGATAAAAACAATAGAAAATGATGGATATTTTTCTATTCAATTGGGGGTAGATGATCGTGAAGTAAAAAAAACTAATAAATCGTTATTTAATCATTTTAAAAAAGCAGGATTATCTCCAAAAAAAAAATTGTTAGAATTCAAAGTAGATAAAGTATCTGATTTTATTTTAGGAAACTCAATTCAGATTAATATTTTTGAAGAAGGAGAATTAGTTCATGTAAAAGGGATTTCTAAAGGAAAAGGGTTTCAAGGAGTGATTAAAAGACATAATTTTTCAGGAGTAGGAGAAAGAACTCACGGACAACATAATCGTTTAAGAGCTCCAGGGTCAATAGGAGCAGGATCAGATCCATCACGTGTTTTTAAAGGTAAAAAAATGGCTGGAAAAATGGGTAAAAAAAGTGTAACTATTAAAAACTTAAAAATTTTGAAAATAGATTTTGATCAAAATATCATGATATTAAAAGGTTCGGTTCCAGGTAATAAAAATTCATATTTAATGATTCAGAAAAAATAA
- the rpsJ gene encoding 30S ribosomal protein S10 — protein MGHDIKIKLKSYDYNLLDKSAERIVNSVLPTGVVLNGPVPLPTEKKIFTVLRSPHVNKKSREQFFLPTHKRLLQIHNASSKTVDALMKLELPSGVEAEIKV, from the coding sequence ATGGGTCATGATATAAAAATTAAATTAAAATCTTATGATTATAATTTATTGGACAAATCAGCCGAAAGAATTGTAAATTCAGTACTTCCTACAGGAGTAGTATTGAATGGACCAGTTCCTTTGCCTACTGAAAAAAAAATATTTACAGTGTTACGTTCTCCTCATGTAAACAAAAAATCAAGAGAACAATTTTTTCTTCCCACTCATAAAAGACTTTTACAAATTCATAATGCTTCATCTAAAACAGTAGATGCATTGATGAAATTAGAATTACCTAGTGGAGTGGAAGCAGAAATAAAAGTATAA
- the rplD gene encoding 50S ribosomal protein L4: MELKILDIKGNYTDKKIKFYDNTFFKKSYNHSLYLEIKRYLLAQRQGTHKSKERGELSGSTKKLHRQKGTGSSRKGDIKNPIFRGGGRVFGPKPRKYLIKLNKRTKNIVRKFIIEQKLVHNKVMIIEDLKLKFPKTKLVLNLLKSLKLLNQKSLMVIGEMNRNLYLSSRNLKNFKLLYVNELDCFSLMNYPHIIFSENSIKKIYQFLSI; the protein is encoded by the coding sequence ATGGAATTAAAAATTTTAGATATAAAAGGAAATTATACTGATAAAAAGATAAAATTTTACGATAACACTTTTTTTAAAAAATCTTATAATCATTCTCTGTATTTAGAGATTAAAAGATATTTATTGGCCCAACGTCAGGGAACACATAAATCTAAAGAAAGAGGAGAATTATCCGGAAGTACTAAAAAATTGCATAGACAAAAAGGAACTGGAAGTTCTAGAAAAGGTGATATAAAAAATCCTATTTTTAGAGGTGGGGGGAGAGTATTTGGACCTAAACCCAGAAAATATTTAATAAAATTAAATAAGCGTACTAAAAACATAGTTAGAAAATTTATTATAGAACAAAAATTAGTACATAATAAGGTTATGATTATAGAAGATTTAAAATTAAAGTTTCCAAAAACTAAATTAGTTTTGAATTTATTAAAATCTTTGAAATTATTAAATCAAAAATCATTAATGGTAATTGGAGAGATGAATAGAAATTTATATTTATCTTCTAGAAATTTAAAAAATTTTAAATTATTATATGTAAACGAATTAGATTGTTTTTCATTAATGAATTATCCACATATTATTTTTTCTGAAAATTCCATAAAAAAAATTTATCAATTTTTATCTATATAA
- the tsf gene encoding translation elongation factor Ts has protein sequence MKISVQKINELRKITGIGIMDCKKALIESKENIDEAIRFLRKKGEKIAINRSLFQMKEGAVIASVNNNRSYGTIIGISCETDFLSKSFEFLDFLSVLSKQSLLFNNKVDFLYSSYNKYESIQKMIVNQMGVFGEKLELKIFEKIDSPFVMDYTHNTNKIAALVGFSKKVIIPVAKDITMHIAAMNPIAINKDEIPNSLINEEIRILEDQIKKENKPNFIKEKIIQGKIEKFILEHTLLNQRLIKNNQITVQEYLNKHDKNLKINLFKRIRI, from the coding sequence ATGAAAATCTCTGTACAGAAAATTAACGAACTTAGAAAAATAACAGGAATTGGGATTATGGATTGCAAAAAAGCTTTAATAGAATCTAAAGAAAATATTGATGAAGCAATTCGTTTTTTAAGAAAAAAAGGAGAAAAAATAGCAATTAATCGTTCATTATTTCAAATGAAAGAGGGAGCTGTTATTGCCTCTGTTAATAATAATCGGTCTTATGGAACAATCATAGGAATTAGTTGTGAAACTGATTTTTTATCTAAAAGTTTTGAATTTTTGGATTTTTTATCCGTTCTTTCAAAACAATCGTTATTATTCAATAATAAAGTTGATTTTTTATACAGTTCGTATAATAAATATGAAAGTATTCAAAAAATGATTGTAAATCAAATGGGTGTTTTTGGAGAAAAATTAGAGTTAAAAATTTTTGAAAAAATAGACTCTCCGTTTGTTATGGATTATACTCATAATACTAATAAAATTGCAGCATTAGTTGGTTTTTCGAAAAAAGTAATCATACCTGTAGCTAAAGATATAACAATGCATATAGCTGCTATGAATCCTATAGCCATTAATAAAGACGAAATTCCTAATTCACTAATAAATGAAGAAATTAGAATTCTTGAAGATCAGATTAAAAAAGAAAATAAACCCAATTTCATAAAAGAAAAAATAATTCAGGGTAAAATTGAAAAATTCATATTAGAACATACTTTATTAAATCAAAGATTGATAAAAAATAATCAAATAACTGTTCAAGAATATTTAAATAAGCATGATAAAAATTTAAAAATAAATCTTTTTAAAAGAATAAGAATTTAA
- the gpmI gene encoding 2,3-bisphosphoglycerate-independent phosphoglycerate mutase encodes MKKLMLIILDGWGISSCKNHYSSATKQAFTPFIDFCSKNYPYSELKASGYDVGLPKGQMGNSEVGHISLGSGRKVIQSLEKINISIKNNSFFKEVSILFDKISVSNKRIHFIGLLSDGGVHSHMNHLFYLLKISHKKKIKNVFIHIFTDGRDSSPKKSIFYIKKLLNITEQYVGRLSSVIGRYYAMDRNHKWERTKKAYNAMVHSDGFYTQNIISCIEKFHNNGITDEFLPSLIIVDENNTPISKIKDGDVVFCFNFRPDRSRQITELLTEKNIFFSEKKKLNIFYITMTCFNPKYKDIHVIFKEENLSNTLGEVLEQTGKKQIRISETEKYPHVTFFFSGGRETPFNREVRILCESPKVSTYDLKPEMSAENIVKKIIPELKRKQTDFICLNFANPDMVGHTGKMKETIKACEFVDKYVKWCSEEAIRNLYTVIIVGDHGNADYMINPDGTPHTAHTTSLVPFILLDRDIKKQNILLKKDGSLSDVAPTILQLMRLPIPKIMTGKSMIIKYF; translated from the coding sequence ATGAAAAAATTAATGTTAATAATTTTAGACGGATGGGGGATTTCTTCCTGTAAAAATCATTACTCTTCTGCAACAAAACAAGCTTTCACTCCATTTATTGATTTTTGTTCTAAAAATTACCCTTATAGTGAATTGAAGGCTTCAGGATATGATGTTGGGTTACCTAAGGGGCAGATGGGAAACTCAGAAGTGGGGCATATTAGTTTAGGATCTGGACGTAAAGTCATTCAAAGCTTAGAAAAAATTAATATTTCTATAAAAAATAATTCTTTCTTTAAAGAAGTATCTATTCTTTTTGATAAAATTTCTGTTTCTAATAAAAGAATCCATTTCATTGGATTATTATCTGACGGTGGAGTTCATTCACATATGAATCATCTTTTCTATTTACTTAAAATTTCTCATAAGAAAAAAATAAAAAATGTTTTCATTCATATTTTTACAGATGGAAGGGACTCTTCTCCTAAGAAGAGTATTTTTTATATAAAAAAACTTTTAAATATAACCGAACAATATGTTGGAAGATTATCTTCTGTTATTGGAAGGTATTATGCTATGGATCGTAATCATAAATGGGAAAGAACTAAAAAAGCGTATAATGCAATGGTACATTCAGATGGTTTCTATACTCAGAATATCATTTCATGTATTGAAAAATTTCATAACAATGGAATTACAGATGAGTTTTTACCTTCTTTAATAATTGTTGATGAAAATAATACTCCTATTTCAAAAATAAAAGATGGAGATGTTGTTTTTTGTTTTAATTTTCGTCCTGATCGTTCCAGGCAAATTACAGAACTTTTAACGGAAAAAAATATTTTTTTTTCAGAAAAAAAGAAATTAAATATATTTTATATAACGATGACTTGTTTTAATCCTAAATATAAGGACATACATGTTATTTTCAAAGAAGAAAATCTATCAAACACTTTAGGAGAAGTTTTAGAACAAACGGGAAAAAAACAAATACGTATTTCTGAAACAGAGAAATATCCACATGTTACTTTCTTTTTTTCAGGAGGAAGAGAAACTCCTTTCAATCGGGAAGTGAGAATTTTATGTGAATCACCTAAAGTTTCTACTTATGATCTAAAACCTGAAATGAGTGCAGAAAATATTGTAAAAAAAATTATTCCTGAATTAAAAAGAAAACAAACAGATTTTATTTGCTTAAATTTTGCTAATCCAGATATGGTAGGACATACTGGTAAAATGAAAGAAACAATAAAAGCGTGTGAGTTTGTTGATAAATATGTGAAATGGTGTTCTGAAGAGGCTATAAGAAATTTATACACGGTTATTATAGTAGGGGATCATGGAAATGCAGATTATATGATAAATCCAGATGGAACACCTCATACAGCTCATACTACATCTTTAGTCCCTTTTATACTCTTAGATAGAGATATAAAGAAACAAAATATTCTTTTGAAGAAAGATGGATCATTATCAGATGTAGCGCCTACTATTTTACAATTGATGAGGTTACCTATCCCTAAAATTATGACTGGAAAATCCATGATTATAAAATATTTTTAA
- the fusA gene encoding elongation factor G translates to MEKDLKYTRNIGIAAHIDAGKTTTTERILFYTGINHKIGEVHDGAATMDWMQQEQERGITITSAATCCKWIYNKKKYQINIIDTPGHVDFTVEVERSMRVLDGMVVLFSAVDGVEPQSETVWRQADKYEIPRIAFVNKMDRQGADFFNVCSQIQKILGAKLVPLQIPIGIEDDFKGVIDLISNQAIIWDDKNYGMTYQKIPIPDNMKNMVDDYQNQLIETLSEYDDFIMEKFLYGNGNYSSISKEDIIFSLRRNTIKMKVIPILCGASFKNKGVQAILDAICRYLPSPLEVKDIVGINPINQKQEKRKPSENEPFSALAFKIASDPFVGRLAFFRVYSGKIESGSYSFNARSGSKERISRIYQMHANKQNPINKIVAGDIAAVVGFKNIKTGDTLCDEKYPILLEKILFPEPVIGLAIEPKYKSDIDKMSLALSKLMEEDPTFQVRTDNYTGQTIISGMGELHLEIIIDRMKREFKVEVNQGNPQVEYKEALTTSVEHREIYKKQTGGRGKYADILFRLEPGDMRGSGLTFINKIKGGNIPKEYIPSIEKGFKEMMKNGPLSGYEIDNARVTVLDGSYHSVDSDQLSFELAGKLGFREAAKKTKPVLLEPIMKLEVLIPEENMGDIIGDLNRRRGLVQNMNSKKNIKIIQALVPLSEMFGYVTILRTLSSGRGTSVMEFSHYDTVPENVRDKIIENINRNKNNSRKN, encoded by the coding sequence ATGGAAAAAGATTTAAAATATACAAGAAATATAGGAATTGCAGCACATATTGATGCAGGAAAAACGACTACTACAGAGAGGATTTTATTTTATACAGGAATTAATCATAAAATAGGAGAAGTTCATGATGGTGCAGCTACTATGGATTGGATGCAACAAGAACAAGAACGTGGAATAACTATAACTTCAGCAGCAACATGTTGTAAATGGATATATAATAAAAAAAAATACCAAATTAATATTATAGATACTCCAGGACATGTAGATTTCACTGTCGAAGTAGAGAGATCTATGAGAGTTTTAGATGGTATGGTTGTTTTATTTAGTGCAGTAGACGGAGTTGAACCTCAGTCTGAAACTGTATGGAGACAAGCAGATAAGTATGAAATCCCTAGAATAGCTTTTGTAAATAAAATGGATCGGCAAGGTGCTGATTTTTTTAATGTTTGTTCTCAAATCCAAAAAATTTTGGGAGCAAAATTAGTTCCTTTGCAAATACCTATTGGCATTGAAGATGATTTTAAAGGAGTTATAGATTTAATATCTAATCAAGCTATTATATGGGATGATAAAAATTATGGAATGACATATCAAAAAATTCCTATTCCAGATAATATGAAAAATATGGTTGATGATTATCAAAATCAACTTATTGAAACATTATCTGAATATGATGATTTCATTATGGAAAAATTTTTGTATGGAAATGGAAATTATTCTTCTATATCGAAAGAAGATATTATTTTTTCTTTACGAAGGAATACTATAAAAATGAAGGTTATTCCTATTTTATGTGGTGCATCTTTCAAAAATAAAGGAGTTCAAGCTATATTGGATGCTATATGCAGATATTTACCGTCTCCTCTTGAAGTTAAAGATATAGTGGGTATTAATCCTATTAATCAAAAACAAGAAAAAAGGAAACCAAGTGAAAATGAGCCTTTTTCGGCTTTAGCTTTTAAAATTGCAAGTGATCCTTTTGTTGGCCGATTAGCTTTTTTTAGGGTATATTCTGGAAAAATAGAATCAGGTTCTTATAGTTTTAATGCTAGATCGGGAAGTAAGGAACGAATTTCTCGAATATATCAAATGCATGCAAATAAACAAAATCCAATAAACAAAATTGTAGCTGGAGATATAGCAGCTGTAGTAGGTTTTAAAAATATTAAAACAGGTGATACTTTATGTGATGAAAAATATCCAATTTTATTAGAGAAAATATTATTTCCTGAACCAGTTATTGGATTAGCGATTGAACCTAAATATAAATCGGATATAGATAAAATGAGTTTAGCTTTATCAAAATTAATGGAGGAAGATCCTACCTTTCAAGTTAGGACAGATAATTATACAGGTCAAACTATTATTTCTGGTATGGGAGAACTTCATTTAGAAATAATTATAGATAGGATGAAACGGGAATTCAAAGTTGAAGTTAATCAAGGTAACCCTCAAGTAGAATATAAAGAAGCTTTAACAACTTCAGTCGAGCATAGAGAAATTTATAAAAAACAAACAGGAGGTAGAGGAAAATATGCAGATATATTATTCAGATTGGAACCCGGAGATATGAGAGGATCAGGTTTAACTTTTATTAATAAAATAAAAGGAGGAAATATTCCAAAAGAATATATTCCTTCCATAGAAAAAGGATTCAAAGAAATGATGAAAAATGGTCCTTTATCCGGATATGAAATAGATAATGCTAGAGTAACTGTTTTGGATGGATCTTATCATTCTGTTGATTCAGATCAATTGTCTTTTGAGTTAGCAGGTAAATTAGGCTTTAGAGAAGCGGCTAAAAAAACTAAACCGGTTTTATTAGAACCAATAATGAAACTAGAAGTTTTAATTCCAGAAGAAAATATGGGAGATATAATAGGAGACTTGAATCGTAGAAGAGGTCTTGTTCAAAATATGAATAGTAAAAAAAATATAAAAATTATTCAAGCTTTAGTTCCATTATCAGAAATGTTTGGATACGTTACTATATTACGAACATTGTCTTCTGGTAGAGGAACTTCAGTAATGGAGTTTTCTCATTATGATACAGTTCCTGAAAATGTAAGAGATAAAATTATAGAAAATATAAATCGAAATAAAAATAATAGTAGAAAAAATTGA
- the rplB gene encoding 50S ribosomal protein L2, with protein MSIKKLKPITPGQRFRIVNSFNQLTSFNCEKSLVKGKCKSGGRNNVGRMTMRYFGGGHKRKYRIIDFKRKKFGISAVVKSIEYDPNRSSFISLLHYEDGEKRYILTMEGFKIGQKIISGKNIPFDIGNSTFLSDIPLGTNVSCIELKPGQGAKIARSAGSFAQLFAKDEKYATIKLPSGEVRMIMITCMATIGIVSNLDHQLETYGKAGKKRHVGKRPRTRGVAMNPVDHPMGGGEGKASGGIPRNRKGQPSKGFRTRSKKRYSNRYILQRRKK; from the coding sequence ATGTCAATAAAAAAATTAAAACCCATAACACCTGGTCAACGTTTTAGAATTGTGAATTCTTTTAATCAACTTACAAGTTTTAATTGTGAAAAATCTTTAGTAAAAGGGAAATGTAAATCTGGAGGAAGAAATAATGTAGGACGTATGACTATGCGTTATTTTGGAGGAGGACATAAGAGAAAATATCGAATTATAGATTTTAAAAGAAAAAAATTTGGTATTTCTGCAGTTGTAAAATCAATAGAATATGATCCTAATCGATCTTCTTTTATTTCTTTACTTCATTATGAAGATGGTGAAAAAAGATATATTCTAACAATGGAAGGTTTCAAGATTGGGCAAAAAATAATTTCAGGGAAAAATATACCTTTTGATATAGGTAATTCTACATTTTTAAGTGATATTCCTTTAGGAACTAATGTCTCCTGTATAGAACTTAAACCTGGACAAGGCGCTAAAATAGCAAGAAGTGCAGGTTCTTTTGCTCAATTATTTGCAAAAGACGAAAAATACGCAACAATTAAACTTCCTTCTGGAGAAGTTAGAATGATAATGATTACCTGTATGGCTACAATTGGTATTGTTTCTAATTTAGATCATCAATTAGAAACATATGGGAAAGCCGGAAAAAAAAGACATGTAGGGAAAAGACCTAGAACCAGAGGGGTTGCGATGAATCCTGTGGATCATCCAATGGGAGGAGGAGAAGGAAAAGCATCTGGAGGAATACCTAGAAATAGAAAAGGACAGCCTTCTAAAGGATTTAGAACTCGTTCTAAAAAACGGTATTCTAATAGGTATATTTTACAAAGAAGAAAAAAATAA
- the rpsG gene encoding 30S ribosomal protein S7, translating to MRKAKKKEKIYFPDPKFHDPLVTRFVNHLMKNGKKSIAYNIFYNAMKRIDVIKEKEEKSSLEIWKEGLKNVMPHVEVRSRRMGGSNIQIPIPISSNSRITKAIKLLISCASIRNEKTMSKKLAYEIWDAFNEQGEAVKRKENIHKMAEANKAFSHFRF from the coding sequence ATGAGAAAAGCTAAAAAAAAAGAAAAAATATATTTTCCAGATCCTAAGTTTCATGATCCTTTAGTAACACGCTTTGTCAATCATTTGATGAAAAATGGAAAGAAAAGTATAGCTTATAATATATTTTATAATGCTATGAAAAGAATAGATGTAATAAAGGAAAAAGAAGAAAAATCTTCATTAGAAATATGGAAAGAAGGGTTGAAAAATGTTATGCCTCATGTTGAAGTGAGAAGTCGTCGTATGGGCGGATCTAATATTCAAATTCCTATACCTATTTCTTCTAATAGTAGAATAACAAAAGCAATAAAATTATTAATATCTTGTGCTTCTATTAGAAATGAGAAAACAATGTCTAAAAAATTGGCATATGAAATATGGGATGCTTTTAATGAACAAGGTGAAGCTGTTAAAAGAAAAGAAAACATTCATAAAATGGCCGAAGCTAATAAAGCTTTTTCGCATTTTAGATTTTAG
- the rpsS gene encoding 30S ribosomal protein S19: protein MARSLKKGPYVSHKLYKKVLNNIKLDKKTIIKTWSRPSTILPDFVGQTFSVHNGKQFINVYITENMIGHKLGEFAPTRIFRGHSGSKSKLKIKN from the coding sequence ATGGCAAGATCTTTGAAAAAAGGACCATATGTTTCTCATAAATTATACAAAAAAGTATTGAATAATATAAAATTAGATAAAAAAACTATAATTAAAACTTGGTCTAGGCCTTCAACAATTTTACCTGATTTTGTAGGACAAACATTTTCTGTTCATAATGGAAAACAATTTATTAATGTATATATTACAGAAAATATGATTGGTCATAAACTTGGAGAATTTGCACCTACTCGCATTTTTAGAGGACATTCTGGTTCTAAAAGTAAATTGAAAATAAAAAACTAA